Below is a window of Photobacterium atrarenae DNA.
CTTTGTGCAATTTCAGCCCCCATAAAGTTAAGCTTCTTGCCCGGCTGGCCGTACATATAGCCCATAAACGCGCGCAGATTGGCGGTTTGTTGCCATTCATCACCCGGCATTTTATTGAGCAGTGATCCCTTGCCGTAGACCACCTCATCATGAGACAGCGACAATACATAGTTTTCGCTGAAGGCATACACCATCGGGAAAGTGATCGTATTGTGATGATGCTGACGATGCACCGGCTCTTCTTTCATATAGGAGAGACTGTCGTGCATCCAGCCCATATTCCACTTAAAGCCAAAGCCCAAACCGCCGAGATCGGTCGGCTTGGAGACCCCCGGATAAGCGGTCGACTCTTCCGCAATGGTCATTGCATTCGGATAGAGGCGATACACTTCCTCGTTCATCCAACGAAGCAGGCTCACAGCGTCAAAATTAACGTTGCCCCCTTCATGGTTCGGGATCCACTGGTCATGCTCGCGGGAATAATCCAGGTACAGCATGGATGCCACTGCATCCACCCGCAGACCGTCAATGTGGTAGTGCTCAAACCAGAACAGTGCGTTCGAGACCAAGAAGCGACGGACATGGTCGCGGCCGTAGTCATAAATGTAACTTTGCCAATCCTGATGCCAGCCACGGCGCGGATCCGGATCGTTAAACAACGCCGTGCCGTCAAAGTTCGCCAAACCATGATCGTCCGACGGGAAATGCGCCGGCACCCAGTCCAACACTACACCAATGCCAGCCTGGTGACATTGATCGACAAAATACTTAAAGTCATCCGGCGAGCCGTAACGGCTGGTCGGCGCAAACAGGCCAATCGGCTGATAACCCCAGGAGCCGTAAAACGGATGCTCGGAAATTGGCATCAGTTCCACATGGGTGTACCCCATTTCCGTCAGGTACGGGATCAACTCATCGGCCAGTTCACGGTAATTGAGAAAATCACCATTGTCTTTGGTGCGCCAGGAGCCGGCATGCAATTCATAGAATGACAGCGCTTGCTGATGCTTGGCAGTAACCGGCCGTGATTGCCACGATTGATCCTGCCATTGATAGCGAGACTGATCATAAACCACCGAGGCGAAAGACGGATACTGCTCACCGTGATAACCCCAGGGATCAGCTTTATGCGGCAATCCTTCACCCAGACTGTCTTTCAGTTCGAACTTATACAGCTCGCCTTCAGCCAACCCCGGAATAAACAGCCCCCACAAACCGTGATCCAGCTTTTGCAGCGGATGGCGACGGCCATCCCAGGCATTAAAGTGACCGACCACGCTTACCGCCGATGCATTCGGCGCAAACACCAGGAAACGAACCCCGGTGACCGGTTGCCCGCCTCGATTCAGCGTCACCAATTGCGCCCCCATTTCACTGTGCATCAAGGCAGGCGTGGTCAGTGCCTCATCAGCTGGGAGTAACTGATGAAATTGGTACGGGTCAACGAAGGTCTGGCGGCTATCCGGCCAGCAGACTTCGAGCTGATACAATGCCGTGGTAAAGTCGGCGTCGTCTGACAGGATGAAACCGCTGTCCGCATCTCGGATCATCGGAAAACGTTCACCGTCGGCGGCGATAGCCACCACGCTGTCTGCACCGGGCATCCATACCCGAAGCGCGATCTCATCCGATTGGTATTGTGGGCCTAAGAAAGAAAATGGGTCTGAAAATGCAGCTCTTTCGAGCTGCATGTATTCCTTGTTCCTGCGGGTCACTGTCATGGTGGTGTCCAACGCGTCACTCCTGGTTGACTATTGGTGGGCGGCTTTTTCTCGTGTTTCGGTCAAACGTCGAGTCAGGTCAATAATATGCTGGCGGGTAAAAATATCGTCCAGCGTAGTCGACAGCTTACGGCGCCAGTTCGGGTACTCATCCACAGTGCCCGGAATGTTGACCGGCTGATCCATTTCCAGCCAGTCTTCCAGCTGCAAACTCAGCAATGCACTGCCGCCAGCTGCCAGGTGAAGCTGCATCCCTTCGCTCAAGTAGCGATCCATCGGGACATATGCAGCATCATGCCCAACCCCTTCTGGAAGATAACCATGCCATGCCAAACTATCAAGGATTTTTTGTTTGCTCTCGGCACGGCCATCAAACAGGCCTTGCAGTTGTGCTTCGTCCGGATACAGCCCCAGCTCTTTACCCATCTTCAGGTCATCACAGTGCCAGAAACCACGCAAAGTTGGCATGTCGTGGGTACACAGGGCCGCCATCGACTGTTGCGGATAATGCTCAGGCGAGTAGAAGCCGCCATCTTCCGCCGTCTCAAAGAAGAAGACTTTGTAAGAGTGGATCCCGGCTGTTGCCAGCTTGTCGACGATCTCATCCGGCACCGTTCCCAGGTCTTCACCAATCACCGTACACTGATGACGGTGGCTTTCCAGCGCCAGGATCGCCATCATATCTTCTACCGGGTAGTAGATGTACGCCCCGTCTTTTGCGCCCTCACCTTTCGGGATCCACCACAGGCGCAACAAGCCCAAAACGTGGTCGATGCGAAGGGCACCACAACTGCGCATGTTGGCACGGAGCAACTGGACAAAAGGCTCGTAGGCAGTTTCTTTCAGCACTTCCGGGTTCAGTGGCGGCAAGCCCCAGTTCTGGCCCAGTGGACCCAGGATATCCGGCGGCGCACCGACACTCACATCCTGACACAGGGCACCGTGATCCGCCCAGGTTTCAGCACCGGAGTCACAGACGCCAACGGCCAGATCACGGTAAAGGCCGATAACCATGCCTTTCTCTTCAGCCAGTTCATTCACCTCAGCCAGTTGCGTGTCGGCAACCCACTGCAGATACATGTACAACTGTACGTCTTTGCCGTGTTGCTTAATAAAGGTTTGTACCGCCGGATTGTCGAAATGGCGATAGGCTTCCGGGAACACCGGCCAGCCCCAGACATGCTCATCATCCTGTTTGAGGTGTGCATGCAGGGCATCAAACGCGGCCTGATGCAGCAGGCTTTCCCCACCGCGCTCGACAAACTCGAGGAATTGCTGGGCACGGGCCGTATTCTGCTCCAGGTGGCGCGCCTGGAAGGTCTCAAACAACATCGGCAGCACTGCCATTTTCAGGCAGGATACTTCGCTGTAGTTGACCCAGTTTGCATCACGCGCTTCGGTCAGGCGCTGCTGAAATTCCTGGCTGCCAACCAGTTGCTGCGCGGCATCACATTGACCAAACTCAGGCACCGAGCTGACATCAATGTACATCAGGTTCAGCCAGCGACGTGACGACGGGCTGTAAGGGCTCGCCCCTTCCGGGTTGGCCGGGAACAGTGAGTGAATCGGGTTCAGGCCGACAAAATCTCCCCCGCGCGCAGCCACATCCGCGACCAGTTGCTTGAGATCGCCAAAATCACCAATCCCCCAGTTATGATTGGTCCGGATCGAGTACAGCTGAACGCTGGTGCCCCAAAGTTTCTTGTCATTGAGCAAGGCTTCCTGCTTATAACAAGATTGAGGCGTGACGATCAAAGTCATTTCAAACGGAGATTTACGACGCTTACGATACACTTCAAGCTTATGATAGCCCCAGGCCAGTTCACTTGGCAGCGCAAACACCAGCGGGCCGCCGTCTTCGCGGTCATCACTGATCAGCTGAGATTGCAGCCAGCCTTCCATCACTTCGCCCTGCTCGGTTTCCAGACGCCAGCTGAAATCGCTGATGCGGGCACTGAGGCCCAAGTACATCGCGATATGCATCGGCTCACCACTGCGGATCACCTTCACCGGCGCCAGCACATCCGGGCGCTGTTTTTTGTTGGCGGACTCCAACAAAGCTTCATCACTTTTGGTGTCGTAGCCCAAGGCAGCCAGCAGACGACGGATCGTTTCGCTGTCCACCTTGGCTTCATCTCCCCAGGCACTGACATAGCTATCGGCAATACCAACCATGTCAGCTACTTGTTTTAATACTTGATCGTCTTTCATCGTTCTCTCCGATAGCGGCCTTGCGACCGCTACGATGTTAGGGTCATTGCTGATATCTATCCAGACGTTATCACCAGCGGTGAATTAACGGCTTACCGGCTCGAGCTTCCAGATGTTATTGGCATAATCACGGATACTCCGGTCTGAGCTGAACTTGCTCATCAGGGCTGTGTTGAGAATCGCTTTACGAGCCCACGTTTTCTGATCGCGATATTCTGCGTCAATTTTCTCGTGCGTTTTCACGTAGTCCGCAAAGTCAGCCAGCACCAGGTAAGGGTCACCACCGTCCAGCAGATTATGGCGAATCGCGGCCAGTTGCCCCGGATAGCCCGGTGTGAACTCATCGGTCTCCAGCACATCCAGCGCAGCGCGAAGCAGGCTATCAGCATGGTAGTAGCGGTAAGGGTCGTAGCCCTCTTGTTTTAGTTTTTGAACTTCATCGACCAGCAGGCCGAAGATAAAGATGTTGTCATCGCCAACTTCTTCGCGCATTTCAACATTGGCGCCATCCATGGTGCCGATGGTCAGGGCGCCATTCATCGCAAACTTCATATTGCCGGTACCGGAAGCTTCCTTACCTGCGGTAGAGATCTGCTCGGAGACATCTGCCGCCGGGAACAGGATTTCTGCCAGGCTGACGCGGTAATCCGGAATGAACACCACTTTCAGTTTACCTTTCAGACGCGGATCATTGTTCACCTTGGCGGCCACCTGGTTAATGGCAAAGATAATGTCTTTGGCCAGGGCATAGCCCGGCGCTGCCTTGGCACCGAAGAAGAACACGCGCGGGTGCATGTCAAACGTCGGATCGTTGATCAGACGATGATACAGCGACAGGATGTGCAGCAGATTCAGGTGCTGGCGTTTGTACTCATGCAGACGTTTGATCTGAATATCAAAGATAGCATTGGTATCGAGGTCGATATCCATGTTCTCTTTCACCCAGTCAGCCAGGCGCTGCTTGTTCTCTTGCTTCACCGCCATGTAACGC
It encodes the following:
- the glgB gene encoding 1,4-alpha-glucan branching protein GlgB; protein product: MQLERAAFSDPFSFLGPQYQSDEIALRVWMPGADSVVAIAADGERFPMIRDADSGFILSDDADFTTALYQLEVCWPDSRQTFVDPYQFHQLLPADEALTTPALMHSEMGAQLVTLNRGGQPVTGVRFLVFAPNASAVSVVGHFNAWDGRRHPLQKLDHGLWGLFIPGLAEGELYKFELKDSLGEGLPHKADPWGYHGEQYPSFASVVYDQSRYQWQDQSWQSRPVTAKHQQALSFYELHAGSWRTKDNGDFLNYRELADELIPYLTEMGYTHVELMPISEHPFYGSWGYQPIGLFAPTSRYGSPDDFKYFVDQCHQAGIGVVLDWVPAHFPSDDHGLANFDGTALFNDPDPRRGWHQDWQSYIYDYGRDHVRRFLVSNALFWFEHYHIDGLRVDAVASMLYLDYSREHDQWIPNHEGGNVNFDAVSLLRWMNEEVYRLYPNAMTIAEESTAYPGVSKPTDLGGLGFGFKWNMGWMHDSLSYMKEEPVHRQHHHNTITFPMVYAFSENYVLSLSHDEVVYGKGSLLNKMPGDEWQQTANLRAFMGYMYGQPGKKLNFMGAEIAQSAEWAHEGQLEWHWLQYPRHHGMQALVRDLNHLYTRTPALYEQDCSPAGFEWRVQDDAEQSVLAHERFALNGDKVLVVSNFTPVPRPGYTLGVPAAGEYELLLNTDDQQYWGSQAPVTVSATTASEPHHGLSYSITLDLPPLSTLFFSFREK
- the malQ gene encoding 4-alpha-glucanotransferase, producing the protein MKDDQVLKQVADMVGIADSYVSAWGDEAKVDSETIRRLLAALGYDTKSDEALLESANKKQRPDVLAPVKVIRSGEPMHIAMYLGLSARISDFSWRLETEQGEVMEGWLQSQLISDDREDGGPLVFALPSELAWGYHKLEVYRKRRKSPFEMTLIVTPQSCYKQEALLNDKKLWGTSVQLYSIRTNHNWGIGDFGDLKQLVADVAARGGDFVGLNPIHSLFPANPEGASPYSPSSRRWLNLMYIDVSSVPEFGQCDAAQQLVGSQEFQQRLTEARDANWVNYSEVSCLKMAVLPMLFETFQARHLEQNTARAQQFLEFVERGGESLLHQAAFDALHAHLKQDDEHVWGWPVFPEAYRHFDNPAVQTFIKQHGKDVQLYMYLQWVADTQLAEVNELAEEKGMVIGLYRDLAVGVCDSGAETWADHGALCQDVSVGAPPDILGPLGQNWGLPPLNPEVLKETAYEPFVQLLRANMRSCGALRIDHVLGLLRLWWIPKGEGAKDGAYIYYPVEDMMAILALESHRHQCTVIGEDLGTVPDEIVDKLATAGIHSYKVFFFETAEDGGFYSPEHYPQQSMAALCTHDMPTLRGFWHCDDLKMGKELGLYPDEAQLQGLFDGRAESKQKILDSLAWHGYLPEGVGHDAAYVPMDRYLSEGMQLHLAAGGSALLSLQLEDWLEMDQPVNIPGTVDEYPNWRRKLSTTLDDIFTRQHIIDLTRRLTETREKAAHQ